TCGGCATCGGAGTCGTCGGGGTGGTCACCCGGAAGAACGTGCTCATCATCCTCATGAGCGTAGAGGTGATGCTCAACGGGGTGAACCTGACGTTCGTCGCCGTCGGGTCGTACCTGGGGGACGCCACCGGAGGGGTCTTCGCGTTCATGGTCATCACCGTGGCGGCCGCCGAGGCGGCGGTGGGGCTGGCGCTGCTGATCGCCCTGTTCCGCCTCCGGGAGACGGTCGACATCACGGAGCTGAAGGTCCTCAAATGGTGAGCGGCGCCCTCGGATATCTCTGGCTGGTCCCGGCGCTCCCGCTGCTCGGAGTGGCGCTGAACGGCGCGCTGGCGCTGTTCGCCGAGCGGCCGATCCTGCTTTCGGAGGGGGAGCGCGCGGCGCATCCGCACGGGGAGCACCCTCCGCCGGCTCCCGCCTACCGGAGAGCGGTGGCGCTCCTCGCCCCCGGAGTGGTCGGCGCCTCCTTCGTGACGGCCGTCCTGTGCGTGCTTTCGCTCGCGGCGCGCCCCTCGGGGGAGCGGCTGTTCGTCCAGGAGCTCTTCCCGTGGATCGAGGCGGGGGCGTTCCGGGCGCCCGTGGCCTTCCAGCTCGACCCGCTCTCCTCGGTGATGATCCTGGTGGTCACCGGCGTCGGGTTCCTGATCCACGTCTACTCCGTGGGGTACATGTCGCACGAGCGCGCCTTCGCCCGGTATTTCGTGTACCTGAACCTGTTCATGTTCGCCATGCTCCTGCTGGTCCTTGCGGACAACTTCCTGCTCATGTTCGTCGGCTGGGAGGGCGTGGGGCTGTGCTCCTACCTCCTCATCGGCTTCTGGTACGAGAAGCAGAGCGCCGCCGACGCGGGCAAGAAGGCGTTCGTGGTGAACCGCATCGGCGACTTCGGTTTCCTCCTGGCCATGTTCCTGATCTTCTGGACCTTCGGCTCGCTCACCTACGGGGACGTGTTCTCCCGCGCGCCGGCGCTTTCCGCCGACGGGACGCTGACGGCGGGGCTGGCCACGGCGATCACGCTGCTCATGTTCCTCGGCGCGACCGGCAAGTCCGCGCAGATCCCCCTGTACGTGTGGCTCCCCGACGCGATGGAGGGCCCCACGCCGGTCTCGGCCCTCATCCACGCCGCGACGATGGTGACCGCCGGAGTGTACATGATCGCCCGCTCGAGCGCCCTCTTCCTGCTGGCCCCCGACACGCTCATGGTCGTGGCCGTCGTCGGGGCCGCCACGGCGATCTTCTCCGCGACCATCGGGATCTGCCAGACCGACATCAAGCGGGTGCTGGCGTACTCCACGGTGTCGCAGCTCGGGTACATGTTCCTCGCCTGCGGCGTCGGCGCCTTCACCGCGGGGATCTTCCACCTGACGACGCACGCCTTCTTCAAGGCGCTCCTGTTCCTGGGCTCCGGATCGGTGATCCACGCCCTCTCCGGCGAACAGGACCTGCGGAGGATGGGAGGACTCAAGGGGCGCATCCCGGTCACCTTCCTCACCATGCTCGTCGCCACCCTCGCCATCGCGGGGATCCCCGGCCTTTCCGGATTCTTCTCGAAGGACGAGATCCTGTGGCAGTCGTTCTCGTCGCCCATGGGAGGGGCCGCGCTCTGGGCCGTGGCGGCGGCCGCGGCGGGGATCACGGCGTTCTACATGTTCCGGCTGGTCTTCCTCGCCTTCTACGGCGATTCGCGGATGGACCCCAAGGTGGAGAAGCACGTTCATGAGTCCCCCCCGTCCATGACCGTTCCCCTCATGATCCTGGCGCTGCTTTCCGTGACCGGCGGCTGGATCGGGATCCCGGCGGTCCTCGGAGGCGCCGTCGGGGTTCCCAACCTCT
The sequence above is a segment of the Thermodesulfobacteriota bacterium genome. Coding sequences within it:
- the nuoK gene encoding NADH-quinone oxidoreductase subunit NuoK, with product MIEPSAYLLLSAILFGIGVVGVVTRKNVLIILMSVEVMLNGVNLTFVAVGSYLGDATGGVFAFMVITVAAAEAAVGLALLIALFRLRETVDITELKVLKW
- the nuoL gene encoding NADH-quinone oxidoreductase subunit L, with protein sequence MVSGALGYLWLVPALPLLGVALNGALALFAERPILLSEGERAAHPHGEHPPPAPAYRRAVALLAPGVVGASFVTAVLCVLSLAARPSGERLFVQELFPWIEAGAFRAPVAFQLDPLSSVMILVVTGVGFLIHVYSVGYMSHERAFARYFVYLNLFMFAMLLLVLADNFLLMFVGWEGVGLCSYLLIGFWYEKQSAADAGKKAFVVNRIGDFGFLLAMFLIFWTFGSLTYGDVFSRAPALSADGTLTAGLATAITLLMFLGATGKSAQIPLYVWLPDAMEGPTPVSALIHAATMVTAGVYMIARSSALFLLAPDTLMVVAVVGAATAIFSATIGICQTDIKRVLAYSTVSQLGYMFLACGVGAFTAGIFHLTTHAFFKALLFLGSGSVIHALSGEQDLRRMGGLKGRIPVTFLTMLVATLAIAGIPGLSGFFSKDEILWQSFSSPMGGAALWAVAAAAAGITAFYMFRLVFLAFYGDSRMDPKVEKHVHESPPSMTVPLMILALLSVTGGWIGIPAVLGGAVGVPNLFEHWLAPVFHGGAPAAAHGAGEAAHHSAALEIGLMALSVGIALGGIALAYRLYRARPEKPAEIARRWPVLYDAVRNKYYVDEIYEWAVVRRVVAGAEWLWSAFDAHFIDGIVNGLGNLVRDAGGRVRRLQAGIVGGYALSLLAGAVLLVGYILYRSAGR